A section of the Clostridium felsineum DSM 794 genome encodes:
- a CDS encoding pectate lyase family protein codes for MGRRFSKRLLVAVLASSMAVSATFSANAAKNYSKSKNHTVASSVKVNATAAVNITESEGSLESANVEWSPVQGATSYNVYYKSAGAPDSSYQKIDDQLIRQYPTVFRADVLGLAAGNYIVKVAPVVNGSEVTGEQAITQTLNVKANKREGFAFSSASTMKTGSGGYNDDGTVPQDAKILYITAGNVNTVTANVVTNAKGTVTSCTGLVNILAARQKGYDKSHFIIRMVGEVKASDITGLNDHTYIQLKGCYNLTFEGVGKDATAYGWGFLIRDARNLELRNVGVMLFGDDAISLDTDNENIWVHNNDLFYGAPGHDADQVKGDGSCDIKQSSNFVTVSYNHFHDSGKSSLCGMKDTQNYYVSYHHNWFDHSDSRHPRIRVGSVHVYNNYFDGNSKYGVGVTKGASAFVEANYFRNCEHPMLSSLQGTDIFEDPEGSFSGEDGGMIKAYNNKIEGATRLVYANQDPVQFDAYLATTRNEAVPSSYKTVAGGNTYNNFDTSDVMYKYQPDAPEDVESNVTTYAGRVDGGDLIFKFTDADDASHVINPELQAKIQSYASTLVSDGSSVSK; via the coding sequence ATGGGAAGAAGATTTTCAAAAAGATTATTAGTGGCTGTTTTAGCATCATCAATGGCTGTAAGTGCTACTTTTAGTGCTAATGCAGCAAAAAACTACAGCAAAAGCAAAAATCATACTGTTGCTTCATCAGTAAAAGTCAATGCCACAGCTGCAGTAAATATAACAGAGAGTGAAGGTTCATTAGAATCTGCAAATGTTGAATGGAGTCCGGTTCAAGGTGCTACATCATACAATGTTTATTATAAATCAGCAGGTGCACCAGATTCTAGTTATCAAAAAATAGACGATCAATTAATAAGACAATATCCAACAGTTTTTAGAGCGGATGTATTAGGTTTGGCTGCTGGAAATTATATAGTAAAGGTAGCTCCTGTCGTAAATGGAAGTGAAGTTACAGGAGAACAAGCAATTACGCAAACATTAAATGTAAAAGCAAATAAAAGAGAAGGTTTCGCATTCTCTTCTGCTTCAACAATGAAAACAGGTTCTGGTGGATATAATGATGATGGTACAGTGCCACAAGATGCAAAAATTTTATATATTACAGCTGGTAATGTAAACACTGTAACAGCTAATGTTGTAACAAATGCAAAAGGAACTGTAACTAGTTGTACAGGTCTTGTAAATATTTTAGCAGCACGCCAAAAAGGATACGATAAATCACATTTTATTATTCGTATGGTAGGAGAGGTTAAAGCATCGGATATTACAGGACTTAACGATCACACATATATACAATTAAAAGGTTGCTATAATCTTACTTTTGAAGGAGTAGGAAAAGATGCTACCGCTTATGGTTGGGGATTCTTAATTCGTGATGCACGTAACCTAGAGCTTAGAAATGTAGGAGTTATGTTATTTGGTGATGATGCAATATCACTTGACACTGATAATGAAAATATTTGGGTTCATAATAACGATCTTTTCTATGGAGCACCTGGTCATGATGCTGACCAAGTAAAGGGAGATGGATCTTGTGATATAAAGCAAAGTTCAAATTTTGTTACAGTTTCATATAATCATTTCCATGATTCAGGTAAATCATCACTTTGCGGTATGAAAGATACACAAAACTATTATGTATCATATCATCATAACTGGTTTGATCACTCCGATTCTAGACATCCTCGTATAAGAGTTGGATCAGTTCACGTTTACAACAACTATTTTGATGGAAATTCAAAATATGGAGTAGGTGTAACAAAAGGAGCTTCAGCTTTTGTAGAAGCTAACTACTTTAGAAATTGTGAACATCCAATGCTAAGCTCACTTCAAGGAACAGACATATTTGAAGATCCAGAAGGTTCATTCTCAGGTGAAGATGGTGGTATGATTAAAGCATATAATAATAAAATAGAAGGTGCTACAAGACTTGTTTATGCAAATCAAGATCCTGTTCAATTTGATGCTTACTTAGCTACAACAAGAAATGAAGCTGTTCCAAGTTCATATAAAACTGTAGCAGGTGGAAATACTTACAATAACTTTGATACAAGTGATGTAATGTACAAGTATCAACCAGACGCTCCAGAAGATGTTGAAAGTAATGTTACAACTTATGCAGGAAGAGTTGATGGTGGAGATTTAATATTTAAATTTACAGATGCTGATGATGCTAGTCAT
- a CDS encoding phosphoenolpyruvate synthase — MNKYILGSDEDKCLQMGTKAANLVKLKKNNINVPNFFCISYECMEYHLKESGFSINNIIDDVNFENEESIKNAKRKIIGFFEHIKIEESIKKEIYDYIEEHFKAGELFSVRSSSLLEDSTEFSFAGQFETFLNVSKEDLFESIVRCWSSLYAENVLKYSYDKKLSIYDLKMNVIIQEMISADLAGVIFTANPQGILNEMVLVCGKGTGNLVVEDKTPTTTYYYNTTDKIYYYENQENSPILQNDVFMNMVNISNTIMKAFGKLLDIEFAIKNSIVYILQVRPITTLMISKSIILDNSNIVESYPNITLPLTTSFIRGAYYGVFRGLTLRCFKNEKLVESYEEVLKEMVDSANGRMYYKISNWYTIIKFLPFSKKIIPIWQEMMGVSNKVHSKEKNDIKFYRRVSIYINVIVEAFRVRKEMDKLNYDFNKVKEQFDINYNDGLTNESLIELYGNIEKVLLKNWDITLLNDLYAFVFTGLLKGRMKKLKIENIELEINNYISGVSNIESLKPIKKLIELSKKAVEGKDVVETLYKLKNDDMVYEYLNKRASDYSVELREYIDLYGDRSLEELKLESKTFRSSPILLINKILEYTEHKDKLNDMWENLCKPSCSNISKEILEEYSVLDKFFIKIFSKKALLGIQNREISRLNRSRVYGMVRSIFLTIGKNFVEANKLNAKDDIFYLHTYEVFEHIKGKEYDFKKLVCERKKEYEMYEKLPAYSRLEFSKVVFNKNHSNINNVKIRLDKNEIVGIPCSNGIVEGEVVVIENPKLYKDVKDKILVTKMTDPGWVFLLTMAKGIIAEKGSLLSHTAIISRELKVPSIVGAANITKILKSGDKIRMNGSTGKVERISD; from the coding sequence ATGAATAAATATATTTTAGGTAGTGATGAAGATAAGTGCCTACAAATGGGGACAAAGGCAGCTAATTTAGTAAAGCTTAAAAAGAATAATATTAATGTGCCGAATTTTTTTTGTATATCCTATGAGTGTATGGAATATCACTTAAAAGAAAGTGGGTTTTCAATAAACAATATTATTGATGATGTGAATTTTGAAAATGAAGAATCAATAAAAAATGCTAAGAGAAAGATAATCGGATTTTTTGAACATATAAAAATAGAGGAAAGTATAAAAAAAGAAATATATGATTATATAGAAGAACATTTTAAAGCTGGAGAACTTTTTTCAGTGAGATCATCTTCTTTATTGGAAGACTCTACGGAGTTTTCTTTTGCTGGACAGTTTGAAACCTTTCTTAATGTATCAAAGGAAGATTTATTTGAAAGTATTGTAAGATGCTGGAGCTCGCTGTATGCGGAGAATGTTTTGAAATATAGCTATGACAAAAAGCTTTCCATTTATGATTTGAAAATGAACGTAATAATTCAAGAAATGATATCCGCGGATTTAGCTGGAGTGATTTTTACGGCTAATCCACAAGGAATTCTTAATGAGATGGTATTAGTATGTGGAAAAGGAACGGGAAATTTGGTTGTAGAGGATAAAACACCTACAACCACATATTATTATAATACTACAGATAAAATATATTATTATGAAAATCAAGAAAATTCACCCATTTTACAAAATGATGTTTTTATGAATATGGTGAATATATCTAATACAATAATGAAGGCTTTTGGTAAGCTTTTAGATATAGAGTTTGCCATAAAAAATAGTATAGTCTATATACTTCAGGTTAGACCAATAACTACTCTTATGATTAGTAAATCCATAATACTAGATAATAGCAATATTGTTGAAAGCTATCCTAATATAACACTACCACTAACTACTTCATTTATAAGAGGGGCGTACTATGGAGTTTTTAGAGGGCTTACTTTAAGATGCTTTAAGAATGAAAAATTAGTTGAAAGCTATGAAGAAGTTTTAAAGGAAATGGTAGATAGTGCAAATGGAAGAATGTACTATAAAATAAGTAACTGGTATACAATAATAAAATTTTTGCCTTTTAGTAAAAAGATAATACCAATATGGCAGGAAATGATGGGAGTAAGTAACAAAGTTCATAGCAAAGAAAAAAACGATATTAAGTTTTATAGAAGAGTGTCCATATACATAAATGTTATTGTAGAAGCTTTTAGGGTAAGAAAAGAAATGGACAAACTAAACTATGATTTTAATAAAGTGAAAGAGCAGTTTGATATTAATTATAATGATGGATTAACAAATGAAAGTCTGATTGAATTATATGGTAACATAGAAAAAGTACTTTTGAAAAATTGGGATATAACTTTATTAAATGATTTATATGCATTTGTATTTACGGGTTTATTGAAGGGAAGAATGAAAAAGTTAAAAATAGAAAATATTGAACTTGAGATTAACAACTATATTTCAGGGGTAAGTAACATCGAAAGTTTAAAACCTATTAAAAAGCTTATAGAACTTTCAAAAAAAGCAGTAGAAGGAAAAGATGTAGTTGAAACTTTATATAAACTTAAAAATGATGATATGGTTTATGAATATTTAAATAAGAGAGCATCTGATTATTCAGTTGAATTAAGGGAGTATATTGATTTATACGGAGATAGATCACTTGAGGAATTAAAGCTGGAGAGTAAAACTTTCAGATCTTCGCCTATTCTTTTGATAAATAAAATTTTAGAGTATACGGAACATAAAGATAAATTAAATGATATGTGGGAAAACTTGTGCAAACCATCCTGCAGTAATATATCCAAGGAAATACTTGAAGAATACAGTGTTTTAGATAAATTTTTTATTAAAATATTCAGTAAGAAAGCTCTTTTAGGTATTCAAAATAGGGAAATCTCCAGATTGAATCGAAGTAGAGTTTATGGAATGGTGAGAAGTATATTTTTAACAATAGGGAAAAATTTTGTGGAAGCTAATAAGCTAAATGCAAAGGACGATATTTTTTATCTCCATACATATGAAGTTTTTGAACACATAAAGGGAAAAGAATATGATTTTAAGAAGCTTGTTTGTGAAAGAAAAAAAGAATATGAAATGTATGAAAAACTGCCAGCATATTCAAGATTGGAATTTTCAAAGGTTGTATTTAATAAAAATCACAGCAACATAAATAATGTGAAAATAAGGCTTGATAAAAATGAAATAGTTGGTATACCTTGTTCTAATGGAATAGTAGAAGGGGAAGTAGTAGTTATTGAGAATCCTAAGCTTTATAAGGATGTAAAGGATAAAATACTAGTTACTAAAATGACAGATCCTGGGTGGGTGTTTTTACTAACTATGGCAAAGGGTATAATAGCTGAAAAAGGATCACTTCTTTCGCATACGGCTATTATTTCTAGAGAGTTAAAAGTACCGTCTATTGTTGGAGCTGCCAATATTACTAAAATTTTAAAAAGTGGCGATAAGATTAGAATGAATGGAAGTACAGGAAAAGTTGAGAGGATAAGTGATTGA
- a CDS encoding UbiA family prenyltransferase: MIKRLNIYLKEMYPPFLRGSLSLILFFEIYFITLLSNHIVPKSIGIQEFVGVFTVFGFWLALRIADEFKDYETDKINFPSRALPSGRVTKKDLKVLLIIDYALIIILNLVFMNNIIYFAALIIYGILMSLWFFAKKYIQPNLVLALITHNPVELILDYYVISFACIKYNLPVFTKTTLLICVTLYFPALAWEISRKIKAPEDENQYVTYSILFGYKKATMFVLIVILCEMITTNLLVYKIYINTSAYLISMLMIGILTIRYLWLVYNGLEFIKNPKKFKLGKRVEIYLYVTMLLVLVMEIVNLFIR; encoded by the coding sequence ATGATTAAAAGATTAAATATTTATTTGAAGGAAATGTACCCTCCTTTTTTAAGAGGAAGCCTCAGTTTGATTTTATTTTTTGAAATATATTTTATTACCTTATTGAGTAACCATATTGTACCAAAGTCTATCGGTATTCAAGAGTTTGTTGGAGTATTTACTGTATTTGGTTTTTGGCTTGCCTTAAGAATTGCAGATGAATTTAAAGATTATGAAACAGATAAAATTAATTTTCCTAGTAGGGCTTTGCCATCAGGAAGAGTAACTAAAAAGGACCTAAAGGTATTATTAATAATTGATTATGCGCTAATAATAATTCTTAATTTAGTATTTATGAACAACATAATATATTTTGCAGCACTTATTATATATGGTATTTTAATGTCCTTATGGTTTTTTGCTAAAAAGTATATTCAACCTAATTTAGTATTGGCGCTTATTACACACAATCCAGTGGAATTGATTTTAGATTATTATGTAATTTCTTTTGCATGCATAAAATATAATTTGCCTGTATTTACAAAAACAACACTTTTGATTTGTGTAACTTTATATTTTCCTGCTTTGGCTTGGGAAATAAGTAGAAAAATAAAGGCACCAGAGGATGAAAATCAATATGTAACTTACTCAATATTATTTGGATATAAAAAAGCAACTATGTTTGTACTTATTGTAATATTATGTGAAATGATAACAACAAATTTATTAGTTTATAAAATTTATATAAATACCTCAGCTTATTTAATTTCTATGCTTATGATTGGAATATTAACTATCAGATATTTATGGCTAGTTTATAATGGTTTGGAATTTATAAAAAATCCTAAAAAGTTCAAGCTGGGAAAAAGGGTAGAAATATATTTATATGTTACAATGCTTTTAGTTTTGGTCATGGAAATAGTTAATCTATTTATTAGGTAG